One window from the genome of Kryptolebias marmoratus isolate JLee-2015 linkage group LG1, ASM164957v2, whole genome shotgun sequence encodes:
- the si:ch211-102c2.4 gene encoding uncharacterized protein si:ch211-102c2.4, translating into MHFLILILLLGIGESEAVLWQKLSCPFEPEHKDLLRVWCRQSSAGCCTGLTFSQSAQLVDGGRLRVTHDTQSFSVEVVNPDRKGVYWCGVLSSNNTIIRLAEGIFYDSLGAYIWSFARWILLPFLPTVTVFVYKCSARL; encoded by the exons ATGCAtttccttattttaattttgctctTAGGTATAG GGGAAAGTGAAGCAGTGCTGTGGCAGAAGCTGTCATGTCCCTTCGAACCAGAACACAAGGACCTGCTGAGGGTCTGGTGCCGACAGAGCTCAGCTGGGTGCTGTACGGGTCTCACTTTTAGCCAGAGTGCTCAGTTAGTGGATGGAGGCAGGCTGAGGGTGACTCACGACACCCAGTCCTTCAGCGTGGAGGTGGTGAACCCAGACCGCAAAGGAGTTTACTGGTGTGGTGTGCTGAGCAGCAATAACACCATTATCAGGCTGGCTGAAGGCATTTTCTATGACT CTTTAGGAGCTTACATCTGGAGTTTTGCTCGCTGGATTCTGCTGCCATTTTTGCCCACAGTGACCGTCTTTGTCTACAAGTGCTCAGCAA GGTTGTGA